One genomic segment of Pseudoalteromonas sp. GCY includes these proteins:
- the mutL gene encoding DNA mismatch repair endonuclease MutL, translating to MTIEILPARLANQIAAGEVVERPASVVKELVENSIDAGATRIQIDIERGGHKLIRIRDNGIGIVKDELMLALSRHATSKLKSLDDLECIASLGFRGEALASISSVSRLTLSSKPQAQETAWQAFAEGRDMAVQVQPTAHPDGTTIEVKDLFFNTPARRKFLRTEKTEFSHIDELVKRIALSRFDVAITLTHNQKVVRQYRPRTIEKGVERVAQVGGKAFLQQASFIDSGHEGLRLFGWVLPAGVNNGTQYTYVNGRMMRDKLILHAIRQAFDESIGHEELPGFVIYLELDPRQVDVNVHPAKHEVRFHQARLVHDFIVQAIKQVATEQIDLPCASETETQAPDIASPLFMPQEQVDETYHQSYRSTLQPETQAQAYSASSAFSERSEASRAASGSGRSNYGGATGGGKKQVNVNLLYQGLSHQQMQHFDQIEEAALPSSEVSSVPVSASKSSWMLLPQGKVMLEQDNQLLFGDCRQGLLPYWQMQIEQDGTLQGKALLLPVRIKLDKAALEALQQRETWLAILGFAIEIFDGHILVKKLPVSLYSIDVGEISKLMMEPSSDAELQDWLQWLEVSTPSSYFDSQHFDLVKEKLLSKASCLARIHKSAVTIDAQKLVSFLSSQ from the coding sequence ATGACGATAGAAATACTTCCAGCTCGGTTAGCCAACCAAATCGCTGCCGGTGAGGTGGTGGAGCGACCAGCGTCCGTCGTGAAAGAGCTGGTGGAAAACAGTATTGATGCTGGTGCGACGCGCATTCAAATAGATATTGAGCGTGGAGGACACAAGCTTATTCGGATCCGTGATAACGGTATCGGTATTGTTAAAGATGAGCTGATGTTGGCGCTGTCTCGCCACGCGACAAGTAAACTGAAAAGCTTGGATGATCTGGAGTGTATTGCTTCGCTTGGCTTTCGAGGTGAGGCGCTGGCATCCATCAGTTCAGTATCGCGACTGACTCTGAGCTCTAAGCCTCAAGCGCAAGAAACAGCTTGGCAAGCTTTCGCCGAAGGGCGAGATATGGCTGTGCAGGTTCAACCTACCGCGCACCCAGACGGCACCACCATTGAAGTCAAAGATCTGTTTTTCAACACGCCTGCGCGCAGGAAATTTTTACGCACCGAAAAAACCGAGTTTAGTCATATAGATGAACTGGTTAAGCGCATTGCATTGAGCCGTTTTGATGTTGCCATCACGCTCACTCATAACCAAAAGGTGGTTCGCCAATATCGCCCACGCACTATTGAAAAAGGTGTTGAGCGAGTTGCGCAAGTTGGTGGTAAAGCATTCTTACAGCAAGCAAGCTTTATTGACTCAGGGCATGAGGGACTGAGGTTGTTCGGTTGGGTGTTACCTGCGGGGGTGAACAACGGCACACAATATACCTACGTAAATGGTCGTATGATGCGAGATAAGCTCATCTTGCATGCTATTCGCCAAGCATTTGATGAATCAATCGGGCATGAAGAGCTTCCCGGTTTTGTCATATATCTTGAGTTAGATCCGAGACAAGTTGACGTTAATGTCCATCCCGCGAAACACGAAGTTCGCTTTCATCAAGCGCGCTTGGTTCACGACTTTATTGTACAAGCAATAAAGCAGGTCGCGACGGAGCAAATTGATTTACCTTGTGCAAGCGAGACCGAGACTCAAGCCCCTGATATCGCATCGCCATTATTTATGCCCCAAGAACAGGTAGATGAAACCTATCATCAAAGTTATCGTTCAACCTTACAGCCCGAAACGCAAGCGCAGGCCTATTCGGCTTCAAGTGCCTTTAGCGAGCGCTCTGAGGCATCAAGAGCAGCCTCAGGTAGCGGTCGAAGTAATTATGGCGGTGCAACAGGTGGCGGCAAAAAGCAGGTGAATGTAAACCTGCTCTATCAAGGGCTATCACATCAACAGATGCAGCACTTCGATCAAATTGAAGAAGCTGCATTACCGTCAAGTGAAGTAAGTAGCGTCCCTGTATCCGCCAGTAAATCTAGCTGGATGTTGTTGCCGCAAGGTAAAGTCATGCTTGAGCAAGACAATCAGTTGTTGTTTGGTGATTGTAGGCAGGGGCTGTTGCCATATTGGCAAATGCAAATTGAGCAAGATGGCACATTGCAAGGCAAAGCGCTGCTGTTACCTGTGCGCATCAAGTTAGATAAAGCCGCGCTGGAAGCATTGCAGCAGCGTGAAACTTGGTTGGCAATTTTAGGGTTTGCGATTGAAATTTTTGATGGCCATATTTTAGTTAAAAAATTGCCAGTGTCGCTCTATAGTATAGATGTTGGTGAAATTTCTAAGCTGATGATGGAACCAAGCTCAGATGCTGAACTCCAAGATTGGTTACAGTGGCTAGAAGTCTCAACACCCAGTAGCTATTTCGATAGCCAGCATTTTGATTTAGTTAAAGAAAAATTACTTTCAAAAGCCTCATGTTTGGCTCGTATTCATAAAAGTGCGGTTACAATTGACGCCCAGAAGTTGGTCAGTTTTTTAAGTTCGCAGTAA
- the miaA gene encoding tRNA (adenosine(37)-N6)-dimethylallyltransferase MiaA produces MGPTAAGKTALAIELCQALNTEIISVDSALVYKGMDIGTAKPSAQEQALAPHHLIDIIDPAQSYSVAEFRADAIKLIDDFHQRGKVPILVGGTMMYFKGLIEGLSPLPEANAEIRAVLEREAEQKGWPALHQQLKEIDPEAAAKISENDSQRINRALEVYRISGETMTQLQQSKQDALPYQFHQFAIAPNDRKVLHERIEKRFKIMLDEGFKNEVLALYQRKDLHPDLPSIRCVGYRQMWEYLAGECDYNEMVFKGVAATRQLAKRQLTWLRGWQDVTWLDTDSQENLQRVLTSLS; encoded by the coding sequence ATGGGACCGACAGCAGCGGGCAAAACCGCGTTGGCCATAGAGTTATGCCAAGCGTTAAATACCGAAATCATCAGTGTAGACTCGGCGTTAGTGTACAAAGGGATGGATATCGGTACGGCAAAGCCGAGCGCACAAGAGCAAGCTCTGGCACCACATCACCTAATTGATATTATTGACCCTGCACAAAGCTATTCGGTTGCTGAGTTTCGTGCTGATGCTATTAAACTAATTGATGATTTTCATCAGCGTGGCAAGGTGCCAATTTTAGTGGGTGGCACGATGATGTACTTTAAAGGCTTGATTGAAGGCCTGTCGCCATTACCAGAGGCTAATGCCGAAATTAGAGCGGTATTGGAGCGCGAAGCCGAACAAAAGGGTTGGCCTGCGCTGCATCAACAGTTAAAAGAGATTGACCCAGAAGCTGCGGCTAAAATCAGCGAAAACGATTCGCAACGCATCAACCGCGCTTTGGAAGTTTATCGCATTAGCGGTGAAACGATGACTCAATTGCAGCAAAGCAAACAGGATGCATTGCCGTATCAGTTTCATCAATTTGCGATTGCGCCAAATGACCGAAAAGTCTTACATGAACGTATAGAGAAAAGATTTAAAATAATGTTGGATGAAGGCTTTAAAAATGAAGTTTTGGCCTTATATCAACGTAAAGATTTACACCCTGATTTGCCTTCTATTCGCTGTGTCGGATATCGGCAAATGTGGGAGTATTTAGCTGGCGAGTGCGATTATAACGAAATGGTTTTCAAAGGCGTCGCAGCGACCAGACAACTGGCGAAGCGGCAATTAACTTGGCTGAGGGGGTGGCAAGATGTGACTTGGCTTGACACCGATAGTCAAGAAAACTTGCAACGTGTTCTAACTTCGCTAAGCTAA
- a CDS encoding N-acetylmuramoyl-L-alanine amidase, with protein MRNQPTISYIFIFICMLLTSMQSIAQNAIESVRVWPSPESTRIVFDMSEKPDYSYFVLKNPLRLVIDLENTKQQKDFPSVPDEHRVVNKVRHSKPKNSNSARIVVELSRSATPKIFALAPTGPYKNRLVVDLYGKQMSAYDDTKTATPRKTLAQDRDIVIAIDAGHGGEDPGSIGPSGTYEKLVTIQIAKRLARLVDSQPGMSAKLIRTGDYYLKLNTRTARARERKADFFVSIHADAFTSPQPRGASVWVLSLRRANSEIGKWLEDKEKHSQLLGGAADLIKDTANEKYLAKALLDMSMEHSMKTGFQVAEEVVKELKKVAKMHKSRPQAANFGVLKSPDIPSILVETGFISNPQEEKLLMSPHYQERLARAIFSSIKGYYEKNPPDNSLFARMQSNKPVTHKVKSGESLSVLASRYGITVSELKKANNLKNNTLFIGQVLTIPKA; from the coding sequence ATGCGTAATCAGCCGACTATTAGTTATATTTTCATTTTTATCTGCATGCTCTTAACGAGCATGCAAAGCATCGCCCAAAACGCCATCGAAAGTGTGCGTGTTTGGCCCTCTCCAGAGAGCACTCGTATTGTTTTTGATATGAGTGAAAAGCCGGATTACAGCTATTTTGTGCTGAAAAATCCACTGCGCTTGGTGATCGATCTTGAAAACACCAAGCAACAAAAAGACTTTCCGAGTGTTCCTGATGAACATCGAGTTGTAAACAAGGTGCGCCACAGCAAACCGAAAAACAGCAATTCTGCACGGATTGTTGTGGAGCTAAGTCGCAGCGCTACGCCAAAAATTTTTGCGTTGGCACCAACCGGTCCGTATAAAAACCGCTTAGTCGTTGATTTGTATGGTAAGCAGATGAGCGCTTATGATGATACAAAAACTGCCACACCACGAAAAACACTCGCGCAAGACAGAGATATTGTCATCGCCATTGATGCTGGTCATGGCGGTGAAGATCCTGGTTCTATTGGACCTTCAGGTACTTATGAAAAGCTCGTAACCATTCAAATTGCGAAGCGTTTAGCACGCTTAGTCGATAGCCAGCCGGGAATGAGTGCAAAGCTTATTCGTACTGGCGATTATTACCTCAAGTTGAATACGAGAACCGCAAGAGCGCGCGAAAGAAAAGCGGATTTCTTTGTATCTATTCACGCAGATGCCTTCACCAGCCCCCAACCACGCGGTGCGTCGGTCTGGGTATTATCACTGCGCAGAGCAAATTCTGAAATAGGTAAGTGGCTAGAAGACAAAGAAAAACACTCACAATTATTAGGTGGTGCAGCCGATTTAATTAAAGATACGGCCAACGAAAAGTATTTAGCCAAAGCGCTACTTGATATGTCGATGGAACACTCGATGAAAACCGGATTTCAGGTCGCAGAAGAAGTCGTCAAAGAGCTGAAAAAAGTGGCAAAAATGCACAAAAGTAGACCGCAAGCTGCAAACTTTGGGGTACTAAAATCACCAGATATACCTTCAATTCTGGTGGAAACAGGGTTTATTTCAAACCCTCAAGAAGAAAAACTATTAATGTCTCCGCATTATCAAGAGCGTTTAGCTCGGGCTATTTTTAGTTCGATAAAGGGCTATTATGAGAAAAATCCACCGGATAACTCTCTATTTGCGCGTATGCAATCCAACAAGCCGGTGACGCATAAAGTAAAAAGTGGCGAGTCATTGAGTGTGCTGGCTAGCCGCTATGGTATTACGGTCAGTGAATTGAAAAAAGCAAATAACCTGAAAAACAATACCTTGTTTATTGGCCAAGTCTTAACTATTCCAAAAGCGTAA
- a CDS encoding DcaP family trimeric outer membrane transporter — MTTNNINKKLLAVAISSLCALPATAAEIGDTKVNYGGYIKLDAIWSDFSDGALGAQNIGRDFYVPGTTPVGVNSDSDAVFDMHARQSRFSFGTDTKLDDGSSIKTKIELDFISTSGGNERVSNSYSPRIRQAFVSYKGFLFGQAWSNFQNVSALPETLDFVGPAEGTVFVRQAMAKYTTGNWSFSIENPESTVTTADSGRVVTDDASMPDFTARYTHNADWGHIAVAALARQITYKIGGADESESSFGVSASGRVNFGDNNLKFMLTQGQGLGRYVGLNIANGAVYDGNSLHAIDSTSGFIAYQHSWNDQFRSTFLYSFFNADNESDLLAVTGDPTKSSMSYSANLLYSPVKKLTFGAEYKMGTRETESGLEGDLDRLQLSVKYVF, encoded by the coding sequence ATGACAACGAATAACATTAATAAAAAACTGCTCGCAGTTGCTATCAGTAGTCTCTGCGCTCTTCCTGCCACTGCGGCTGAGATTGGCGATACTAAAGTTAACTATGGTGGTTATATCAAGCTTGATGCCATTTGGAGTGACTTTTCTGACGGCGCGCTGGGTGCGCAAAATATCGGCCGAGACTTTTACGTTCCTGGTACGACTCCGGTCGGGGTTAACTCAGATAGCGACGCTGTATTTGATATGCACGCTCGTCAATCTCGCTTTAGCTTCGGGACCGATACTAAGCTTGATGATGGCAGCAGTATCAAGACTAAAATCGAGCTAGACTTTATTTCTACATCTGGAGGCAATGAGCGTGTTAGTAACTCCTACTCACCTCGTATTCGCCAAGCCTTTGTGAGCTACAAGGGCTTCTTGTTCGGTCAGGCTTGGTCAAACTTCCAAAATGTTAGTGCGCTACCAGAGACTTTAGATTTCGTCGGCCCAGCTGAAGGCACCGTTTTCGTGCGCCAAGCCATGGCAAAATACACCACGGGAAACTGGTCTTTCTCTATTGAAAACCCAGAAAGCACAGTTACCACTGCAGATAGTGGCCGTGTCGTCACTGACGACGCTAGCATGCCTGATTTCACAGCACGTTACACACATAATGCTGATTGGGGTCATATTGCGGTAGCGGCACTTGCGCGCCAAATTACCTATAAAATCGGTGGAGCTGATGAGTCTGAAAGCTCATTTGGGGTCAGTGCATCTGGTCGTGTTAATTTCGGTGACAATAACTTGAAATTTATGCTGACCCAAGGTCAAGGGCTTGGTCGTTACGTAGGACTAAACATTGCTAATGGTGCGGTATACGACGGTAACTCGTTACATGCAATTGACTCGACGTCGGGCTTTATTGCTTATCAACATAGCTGGAATGATCAGTTCCGTTCAACATTCTTATACTCATTCTTTAATGCTGATAACGAAAGCGATTTGCTAGCGGTAACTGGCGATCCGACAAAATCAAGTATGAGTTACAGCGCAAACCTACTTTATTCACCCGTGAAAAAACTTACCTTTGGTGCTGAATATAAGATGGGTACTCGGGAAACAGAAAGCGGCCTCGAAGGTGATTTAGACAGACTGCAACTTTCAGTGAAGTACGTGTTTTAA
- the hflX gene encoding ribosome rescue GTPase HflX, whose product MFDRYEAGEQAVLVHIEFPHEGDREDLRELEMLVSSAGVSSVAVVQGSRQAPHAKLFVGTGKAEEIAEIVNIHNADVIIFNHQLSPSQERNLERVCKCRVLDRTTLILDIFAQRARTHEGKLQVELAQLRHISTRLIRGWTHLERQKGGIGLRGPGETQLETDRRLLRERIKSIRKRLDKVAIVREQGRRARSRNEIPTVSLVGYTNAGKSTLFNKITDADVYAADQLFATLDPTLRKIEIDDVGPVILADTVGFIRHLPHDLVAAFKATLTETREADLQLHVIDVADPRRKENIEQVQLVLEEIEANDIPQLLVYNKIDLMDEVAPRIDRDDEGKPIRVWLSAHSGEGISLLFDAVKELLAKTVFTAELAVPPALGRLRGALFELNAVDEKGYDEQGNWLVSVRMPKIEWEKLNKEFGRNLNDLVVGS is encoded by the coding sequence TTGTTTGACCGTTATGAAGCCGGCGAACAGGCAGTCTTGGTTCATATAGAATTTCCTCACGAAGGAGATCGCGAAGATCTACGTGAATTGGAAATGCTAGTTTCTTCTGCTGGTGTTAGTAGTGTGGCGGTTGTGCAAGGCAGCCGTCAAGCACCACATGCAAAGTTGTTTGTCGGAACGGGTAAAGCTGAAGAAATTGCCGAGATTGTCAACATCCACAACGCAGATGTCATCATATTTAACCACCAACTCAGTCCCTCACAAGAGCGCAATTTAGAACGCGTTTGTAAGTGCCGAGTGTTAGATAGGACAACGCTGATCTTAGATATTTTCGCGCAAAGAGCCCGTACCCACGAAGGTAAATTGCAGGTTGAGCTTGCTCAGCTAAGGCATATCTCTACGCGCTTAATTCGAGGATGGACGCACTTAGAAAGGCAAAAAGGGGGGATCGGCTTACGTGGTCCTGGTGAAACCCAATTAGAAACCGATAGACGGTTACTAAGAGAGCGAATTAAGAGTATTCGCAAACGATTGGACAAAGTGGCCATTGTGCGTGAGCAAGGGCGTCGAGCGCGTAGTCGTAACGAGATCCCAACCGTTTCTCTGGTAGGCTACACCAATGCGGGTAAATCGACGCTGTTTAACAAAATTACGGATGCGGATGTATATGCTGCGGACCAATTGTTCGCAACGCTTGATCCTACGCTAAGAAAGATAGAAATCGATGATGTTGGGCCCGTTATCTTAGCAGATACAGTAGGTTTTATTCGTCATTTACCTCATGACTTGGTAGCAGCATTTAAGGCGACTTTGACAGAGACTCGTGAGGCGGATTTACAGCTTCATGTCATCGATGTTGCAGATCCGAGAAGAAAAGAAAACATAGAACAGGTACAATTGGTTCTAGAGGAAATTGAAGCCAATGACATTCCTCAACTTTTAGTCTACAACAAAATTGATCTAATGGACGAAGTTGCGCCTAGAATAGATAGGGACGATGAAGGAAAGCCGATCAGAGTGTGGTTAAGTGCCCACTCTGGAGAAGGGATTTCGTTGCTATTCGACGCCGTTAAAGAGTTGTTGGCAAAAACCGTTTTCACAGCTGAGCTTGCCGTACCTCCCGCGCTTGGGCGTTTACGAGGTGCGCTATTTGAGCTCAATGCCGTGGATGAAAAAGGCTACGACGAGCAAGGCAACTGGCTTGTTTCGGTAAGAATGCCAAAAATCGAATGGGAAAAGCTCAATAAGGAATTCGGGCGAAATCTCAATGATTTGGTCGTTGGTAGTTAA
- the hfq gene encoding RNA chaperone Hfq, with product MAKGQSLQDPFLNVLRRERIPVSIFLVNGIKLQGKIQSFDQFVILLENTVNQMVYKHAISTVVPARAVNFQNATGSEAGDQGEEGNY from the coding sequence ATGGCAAAAGGCCAATCTTTACAAGACCCATTTTTGAATGTCTTGCGTCGTGAGCGCATTCCTGTCTCAATTTTTTTAGTGAATGGCATTAAATTACAGGGCAAGATCCAGTCATTTGACCAATTTGTGATTTTGCTTGAAAACACAGTAAACCAGATGGTTTACAAACACGCCATCTCCACTGTGGTTCCAGCTCGTGCGGTTAACTTCCAAAATGCAACCGGAAGTGAAGCGGGCGACCAAGGTGAAGAAGGTAATTATTAA
- the hflK gene encoding FtsH protease activity modulator HflK gives MAWNEPGNNGNDNDPWKNRGGRDQGPPDLDEVFRKFGNKFGGIFGGKPGKGGNGGLGGAGFVFILIIAAIVWALSGIYTVKEAERGIVLQFGKFDRIAEPGLRWKATFIERVIPVDIEAVRSLSASGFMLTEDENVVSVEFEVQYRVVDPTLYRFSVTDADHSLQQALDSALRYVVGHSRMDQVLTTGREVVRQRTWEELNSIIEPYNLGLIVTDVNFKDSRPPSEVKDAFDDAIAAQEDEERFIREAEAYAKEIEPRARGQVTRMTQEAEAYRERIILESRGEVERFEKLLPEYQAAKEVTRKRLYIDAMEQVLGRSSKVLVDVEGGNNMLYLPLDKIMQSHNNASSPVRLPNQSEIEQLRQRIEGNQQQNSSVNSGGDRFNRDRFGNGR, from the coding sequence ATGGCCTGGAACGAACCGGGTAATAATGGCAATGATAACGATCCGTGGAAAAACCGCGGAGGGCGGGATCAAGGCCCACCTGATCTAGATGAAGTATTCCGTAAATTTGGTAATAAATTCGGCGGTATTTTCGGCGGTAAGCCGGGGAAAGGTGGTAATGGCGGATTAGGCGGTGCTGGTTTCGTCTTTATACTTATTATCGCAGCCATCGTATGGGCACTAAGTGGTATTTACACTGTAAAAGAAGCTGAGCGCGGCATCGTGTTGCAATTTGGTAAATTTGACCGTATTGCTGAGCCGGGTCTGCGTTGGAAAGCCACGTTTATCGAGCGTGTTATTCCTGTAGATATTGAAGCGGTACGTTCATTGTCGGCGTCTGGCTTTATGCTTACGGAAGACGAAAACGTAGTAAGCGTTGAGTTTGAAGTGCAATATCGTGTTGTAGATCCAACGCTTTATCGTTTTAGTGTGACCGATGCTGACCACAGCTTACAACAAGCGCTAGACAGTGCTCTACGTTACGTTGTAGGTCATTCTCGCATGGATCAAGTGTTAACTACGGGTCGTGAAGTGGTTCGTCAGCGCACTTGGGAAGAGCTAAACAGTATTATCGAACCATACAATCTTGGTTTGATTGTTACAGACGTTAACTTTAAAGACTCGCGTCCTCCTTCAGAAGTAAAAGACGCATTTGATGATGCGATTGCTGCGCAAGAAGATGAAGAGCGCTTTATCCGTGAAGCAGAAGCTTATGCGAAAGAAATTGAACCGCGTGCGCGTGGTCAAGTGACTCGAATGACGCAAGAAGCAGAAGCTTATCGCGAACGTATTATCCTTGAATCTCGAGGTGAAGTGGAGCGCTTTGAAAAGTTACTGCCAGAATACCAAGCGGCGAAAGAAGTAACGCGTAAACGCTTATATATTGATGCGATGGAGCAAGTTTTAGGTCGAAGCTCAAAGGTATTGGTTGATGTTGAAGGTGGTAATAACATGTTGTATCTACCGCTTGATAAGATTATGCAATCACATAACAATGCTTCGTCACCAGTTCGTTTACCAAATCAAAGTGAAATAGAGCAACTTCGTCAAAGGATTGAAGGTAACCAGCAGCAAAATAGTTCTGTCAATTCAGGCGGTGATAGATTTAATCGCGACAGATTTGGTAACGGGAGATAA
- the hflC gene encoding protease modulator HflC produces the protein MKNFSLLLLVTAVIMSFSGIFVVNEGQRAIVLLFSKVQKDENGDALVYEPGLHLKVPFFSQVRKLDARIQTLDGQPDRFVTSEKKDLIVDSYVKWRVNDFSSYYLRARGDKQYAETLLKQKVNNGLRTNFGSRTIKEIVSGERSELMEEALVQASESATELGIEVLDVRVKQINLPNEVSNSIYQRMRAERQAVAKEHRSEGQEKAETIRANVDRRVTVMLADAERNARAVRGQGDATAANIYAKAYNKDPEFFGFVRSLEAYKNTFKDKNDVMVLSPDSKFFDYMKDSKAQ, from the coding sequence ATGAAGAATTTTAGTCTACTTCTATTAGTCACTGCCGTGATCATGTCTTTCTCAGGCATCTTTGTAGTAAACGAAGGTCAAAGAGCGATTGTATTGCTATTTAGCAAGGTACAAAAAGATGAGAATGGCGATGCGTTGGTATATGAACCTGGCCTTCACCTGAAAGTGCCTTTCTTTAGCCAAGTACGTAAATTAGATGCACGTATCCAAACACTTGATGGTCAACCTGATCGCTTTGTAACGAGCGAGAAAAAAGACTTAATTGTGGATTCGTATGTAAAGTGGCGCGTAAACGATTTTAGCTCTTATTACCTACGTGCGCGTGGCGATAAGCAATATGCTGAAACGCTACTAAAACAAAAGGTCAATAACGGTCTAAGAACAAACTTCGGTTCGCGTACTATCAAAGAGATAGTATCTGGTGAACGTAGCGAGCTAATGGAAGAAGCGTTAGTTCAAGCGTCTGAAAGTGCAACTGAGCTTGGGATTGAAGTACTTGATGTCCGTGTTAAGCAAATTAACCTACCTAACGAAGTAAGTAACTCAATCTACCAGCGTATGCGTGCGGAGCGTCAAGCTGTGGCAAAAGAGCACCGTTCTGAGGGCCAAGAGAAGGCGGAGACCATCCGTGCTAATGTTGACCGTCGAGTGACAGTCATGCTTGCAGATGCTGAGCGTAATGCTCGCGCAGTTCGTGGTCAAGGTGATGCAACGGCGGCAAACATTTACGCTAAAGCATATAATAAAGACCCTGAGTTTTTTGGGTTTGTTCGTTCGCTTGAAGCATATAAAAATACCTTTAAAGATAAGAATGACGTTATGGTGTTATCACCAGACAGCAAGTTCTTTGATTATATGAAGGATTCAAAAGCACAATAA